A section of the Terriglobales bacterium genome encodes:
- a CDS encoding HlyD family efflux transporter periplasmic adaptor subunit, whose protein sequence is MNLTEALNTALPDIPAFTHEPLPRLRPNLLAREHTVRGVPVVVGVIQETGYIYRWAPEEWEMLKLFDGTRTLQEISDVYAERFGVRYSVDFLRELVDVLDGQDFWYKTPLEHNIALQQRLAEERQKKAKKSKYGDVSDLRLIYWNPNNYLHAIYPYLKFIYTPWFTALSFAAMALTLYIFLDHGMQILLDTVRFYTFTLYTASDYVTFWLLTCFVLFIHESAHGLTCVHYGGNVYKMGFNLIYMTPAFYTEAQQIFVLGNKWQRLNTIVWGAWSELLLCFIVTPIWWGTPPGSVIHEVCYMLILVTGVAVVLLNINPLIKLDGYYALTELLELPMLKEESTAYVTSWVKKYFWRLPVEVPFVPRRRRLGYVIYCLVSGLYSYTLLLWATRLVTRIATSFTPDWGFLVGILVGYRLFRSRIHAFGRLMKTIYLDKKERVQAWFSRPRLLATAVAVGVLLFAPLWPESVQGPFVLEPLSRAPVRAVVPGMVTAVHIEEGQQVKAGMPVATLRNLSLESEAARAAADYQMASAQATRARLLYTDYAAAEEEKERVAELSRSRAEEVSKLQLISPIDGTVLTPRVHDRVGSYLRAGTELAEIADLSTLRARIYLRESEIRKARPGQEAKILVHASPIPVSGTVVAIAPVASKAEAGLVQESVYRGIQTPNFYACDIHLANPEGLLGPQMSGTAKVFTGRRSIAGLAWEPVQEFLSRRIW, encoded by the coding sequence GTGAACCTCACCGAAGCGCTCAATACAGCGCTTCCGGACATCCCCGCGTTCACCCACGAGCCCCTTCCCAGGCTTCGACCCAACCTGCTTGCCCGCGAGCACACGGTTCGGGGCGTACCGGTCGTAGTGGGGGTCATCCAGGAAACAGGCTATATCTACCGTTGGGCTCCCGAAGAATGGGAAATGCTCAAGCTGTTCGACGGTACCCGGACGTTGCAAGAGATTTCTGACGTTTATGCCGAGCGTTTTGGGGTCCGGTATTCGGTCGACTTCCTGCGCGAACTCGTGGACGTGCTGGACGGACAGGATTTCTGGTACAAGACGCCCCTGGAACACAACATCGCCCTGCAACAACGGCTTGCCGAAGAACGGCAGAAGAAAGCGAAAAAATCCAAGTATGGCGATGTTTCCGACCTGCGGCTGATCTACTGGAACCCGAACAACTACCTGCACGCCATCTACCCCTATCTCAAGTTCATCTACACGCCGTGGTTCACCGCCCTCAGCTTTGCGGCGATGGCTCTGACGCTGTACATCTTCTTGGACCACGGAATGCAAATCTTGTTGGACACGGTGCGGTTCTATACGTTCACGCTGTACACCGCGTCGGATTATGTCACTTTCTGGCTGTTAACCTGTTTTGTCCTGTTCATCCACGAGAGCGCCCATGGCCTGACGTGCGTGCATTACGGCGGCAACGTGTACAAGATGGGCTTCAACCTGATCTACATGACCCCAGCCTTCTATACGGAGGCGCAGCAGATCTTCGTGCTGGGCAACAAGTGGCAACGCCTGAACACGATCGTATGGGGTGCATGGTCGGAATTGCTGCTGTGCTTCATCGTGACGCCGATCTGGTGGGGAACGCCGCCGGGAAGCGTGATCCATGAAGTGTGCTACATGCTGATTTTGGTGACCGGCGTTGCGGTCGTCCTGCTCAATATCAATCCGTTGATCAAACTGGACGGCTATTACGCGCTGACCGAACTGCTGGAACTGCCGATGCTGAAGGAAGAGTCCACCGCCTACGTCACCAGCTGGGTGAAGAAATACTTCTGGCGGCTGCCGGTGGAAGTCCCTTTCGTGCCCCGACGCCGGCGGCTGGGATATGTGATTTATTGCCTCGTATCCGGTCTGTATAGCTACACCTTGCTCCTGTGGGCGACGCGGCTGGTCACCCGGATTGCCACTAGCTTCACTCCGGATTGGGGCTTTCTTGTGGGCATCTTAGTGGGGTACCGGCTGTTTCGTTCCCGCATCCACGCCTTTGGGAGGCTCATGAAAACCATCTACCTGGATAAGAAGGAACGTGTGCAGGCCTGGTTCAGTCGCCCGCGCCTGTTGGCTACAGCGGTGGCTGTGGGTGTCCTCCTGTTTGCGCCTTTGTGGCCGGAGTCCGTGCAAGGGCCCTTCGTACTCGAACCCCTAAGCCGTGCTCCCGTGCGAGCGGTCGTGCCGGGGATGGTGACAGCAGTTCATATCGAAGAGGGGCAGCAGGTCAAGGCTGGGATGCCGGTGGCAACCTTGCGCAACCTGTCGCTGGAGAGCGAAGCGGCTCGGGCCGCGGCAGACTACCAAATGGCTTCGGCTCAAGCCACCCGGGCTCGCCTGCTTTACACGGACTACGCCGCGGCGGAAGAAGAAAAGGAACGAGTGGCCGAGCTCAGCCGAAGCCGGGCCGAAGAGGTCTCCAAGTTGCAGTTGATCAGCCCCATCGACGGCACCGTCCTCACGCCGCGCGTGCATGACCGCGTGGGATCGTACCTTAGGGCTGGAACAGAACTGGCTGAGATCGCAGATCTTTCGACCCTCCGGGCTCGCATCTATTTGCGCGAGTCGGAGATTCGCAAGGCCCGTCCGGGCCAGGAGGCGAAGATCTTGGTGCACGCCTCGCCCATTCCAGTCTCCGGGACCGTAGTAGCCATCGCGCCTGTTGCCTCCAAGGCAGAGGCAGGCCTGGTTCAGGAGAGCGTTTATCGGGGCATCCAGACGCCAAATTTCTATGCCTGCGATATCCACCTTGCCAATCCCGAAGGCCTCCTGGGGCCGCAGATGAGCGGCACGGCGAAGGTCTTCACAGGGCGGCGTAGCATCGCAGGTCTAGCGTGGGAGCCAGTTCAGGAGTTTCTCTCCCGCAGAATCTGGTGA
- a CDS encoding sigma-54 dependent transcriptional regulator: protein MHASITPGPERRIAIVTTDESALPDIEQFLTPAFQTACLSTWDGILGLMSRAPLDAILLDIDTIAESTALGLDALAELRRIGRDLVLIALTRSHSRSVRLKAGAVGADEFFVAPVDFQELQIVLERALDRRSMEIENRRLREQISQKYSFCELIGGSEPMRRVYDAIRRVAQTNTTVMIRGESGTGKELVARAIVRSSPRAEKPFISVNCGAIPETLIEAELFGHERGSFTGAVASRPGHIEVAHGGTLFLDEIGSLPLALQSKLLRVLEDRAVQRIGAKTAKKIDFRLITATNDDLEDGVRKGLFREDLYYRVHVIPIFLPPLRQRPGDIPLLVDHFLRLYCAANNVPLKRVEPEVLEVLEENPWRGNVRELENLIQRLVLMVERPVITVKDLPGPILYESAARHEDLLIPQEGIDFVKEMERIEAAYLETALRRVNGRKVAAAQLLRIDARKMGYLCRKYKI, encoded by the coding sequence ATGCACGCTTCCATCACTCCAGGTCCGGAACGCCGGATTGCCATCGTCACCACCGACGAATCCGCCTTGCCCGACATCGAGCAGTTCCTGACCCCAGCATTCCAAACAGCCTGCCTCAGCACCTGGGATGGGATTCTGGGATTGATGAGTCGTGCGCCATTGGATGCCATCCTTCTGGACATCGACACTATCGCCGAGTCCACGGCTCTGGGACTGGACGCACTGGCGGAACTGCGCCGCATCGGCAGGGACCTGGTACTCATCGCGCTGACACGTTCACACAGCCGCAGCGTGAGGCTGAAAGCCGGAGCGGTAGGCGCGGACGAATTTTTTGTCGCTCCGGTGGATTTCCAGGAATTGCAAATCGTGCTCGAGCGCGCTCTGGACCGCCGGAGCATGGAGATCGAGAATCGGCGGCTGCGTGAGCAGATCTCTCAAAAGTACTCCTTCTGCGAACTAATCGGGGGCAGCGAGCCCATGCGCCGCGTCTATGACGCCATCCGTCGCGTGGCCCAGACCAACACCACGGTCATGATCCGGGGCGAAAGCGGTACGGGCAAGGAGCTTGTGGCCCGGGCCATCGTCCGGAGCAGCCCGCGGGCGGAGAAGCCTTTCATCAGCGTAAATTGCGGGGCCATCCCGGAAACCCTGATCGAGGCTGAGCTGTTTGGGCATGAAAGGGGATCGTTCACCGGCGCGGTCGCCTCGCGGCCCGGCCACATCGAGGTGGCCCACGGCGGCACGCTGTTCCTGGACGAGATCGGCAGCCTTCCGTTGGCGCTGCAGAGCAAGCTGCTGCGCGTGCTGGAAGACCGCGCTGTGCAGCGCATCGGTGCCAAGACGGCGAAGAAGATTGATTTCCGGCTCATCACCGCCACCAACGACGATCTGGAAGACGGCGTCCGCAAAGGGCTCTTCCGCGAGGACCTCTACTATCGCGTTCACGTCATTCCTATCTTCCTGCCCCCGCTCCGCCAACGGCCGGGCGATATCCCCCTGCTCGTGGACCATTTCCTCCGGCTGTACTGCGCCGCCAATAACGTTCCCTTGAAGCGCGTAGAACCGGAGGTCCTTGAGGTCCTGGAGGAAAATCCCTGGCGTGGCAACGTGCGCGAGCTGGAGAATCTGATCCAGCGGCTTGTACTGATGGTGGAACGGCCGGTAATCACTGTGAAAGACCTGCCCGGCCCCATCCTCTACGAAAGCGCGGCCCGGCACGAGGACCTGCTCATTCCACAAGAAGGGATTGACTTCGTGAAAGAGATGGAGCGCATCGAGGCGGCCTATCTGGAAACCGCCCTGCGTCGCGTCAACGGCAGGAAGGTCGCTGCCGCCCAATTGCTGCGCATCGACGCGCGCAAGATGGGCTATCTCTGCCGCAAGTACAAGATTTAA
- a CDS encoding radical SAM protein has protein sequence MPELETRSYHANNFVRAFRRWFVPYVQSRVYSDQFRPLLSYLFTEWKCNVDCHYCWAFNNKVKGMTEETAVRSIDWLKSVGCRVIAIMGGEPLLRRDMILKVVDYGTKNGFFVYLPTNGILMNEDFVDRVGDAGVAAINLAVDALEERPGLPKNFKRIEKQFKYLVKQQRQYNYMIVFNTNICRNNIEDVYKLTEIAHDNGISTDVHINEPPYIEQPHFQHLNDNVTYILRDDWPRVDELLDWLIEKNAQGYIMVNSKDHLRKMKDFMRGVTYPWNCRAGWNSCVIRTDGSLSPCFPMYSAKTDWGQIWEHKFDFQQLEEMKKVCNSHCLSTCQYVLGYYYNNNNVLRWIIKQGLHGWSGRPSTDN, from the coding sequence ATGCCGGAGCTCGAAACGCGGAGTTACCACGCCAACAACTTTGTGCGTGCGTTCCGCCGCTGGTTCGTTCCCTACGTGCAGTCGCGGGTGTATTCCGACCAGTTTCGCCCGTTGCTTTCCTACTTGTTCACGGAGTGGAAATGCAATGTGGATTGTCACTATTGCTGGGCGTTCAACAACAAGGTCAAGGGCATGACGGAAGAGACCGCCGTGCGCTCCATCGACTGGCTCAAGTCGGTGGGTTGCCGCGTGATCGCCATCATGGGCGGCGAGCCCCTGCTGCGCCGGGACATGATCCTGAAGGTGGTGGATTACGGCACCAAGAACGGCTTTTTCGTCTACCTGCCCACCAACGGCATCCTCATGAACGAGGACTTTGTCGACCGCGTGGGCGACGCCGGCGTGGCCGCCATCAATCTGGCCGTGGACGCGCTCGAGGAGCGCCCCGGCCTGCCCAAGAACTTCAAGCGCATCGAGAAGCAGTTCAAGTACCTGGTGAAGCAGCAGCGCCAGTACAACTACATGATCGTCTTCAACACCAACATCTGCCGCAACAACATTGAAGACGTCTACAAGCTGACGGAGATCGCCCATGACAACGGCATCTCCACCGACGTGCACATCAACGAGCCGCCCTACATCGAGCAGCCCCACTTCCAGCACCTGAACGACAACGTCACCTACATTCTGCGTGACGATTGGCCGCGGGTGGACGAGCTGCTGGACTGGCTGATCGAGAAGAATGCGCAGGGCTACATCATGGTCAATTCCAAGGATCATCTGCGCAAGATGAAAGACTTCATGCGCGGCGTCACCTATCCCTGGAATTGCCGTGCCGGCTGGAATTCCTGTGTCATCCGCACCGACGGCAGCTTGTCCCCTTGTTTTCCCATGTACTCGGCCAAGACCGACTGGGGACAGATCTGGGAACACAAGTTCGACTTCCAGCAGCTGGAGGAGATGAAAAAGGTCTGTAACTCCCACTGCTTGTCGACCTGCCAGTACGTCCTGGGCTACTACTACAACAACAACAACGTGCTGCGCTGGATCATCAAGCAAGGGCTCCACGGCTGGTCCGGGCGGCCGAGCACCGATAACTAA
- a CDS encoding class I SAM-dependent methyltransferase, translating into MGDEGRGWDQRYAEGCHAFREPDGFLIRAWKQHVQPRFPSPGSALDVAGGLGRHALWVAAQGWQVTLVDSSQVALAQVQAAAEARGLKLNLVCSDLRQYDFGHERFDLILVFFYLERALFPALQQALRPSGILLYKTYTREQLRFERGPRNPEHLLEPQELGRAFPGLRVLDYRESITDRAVAEYAGQRS; encoded by the coding sequence ATGGGTGACGAAGGCCGGGGATGGGACCAACGCTATGCCGAGGGCTGCCATGCCTTCCGCGAGCCCGACGGGTTCCTGATACGAGCATGGAAGCAGCACGTTCAGCCGCGCTTCCCTTCCCCCGGGTCGGCTCTGGACGTGGCTGGCGGTTTGGGGCGTCACGCCCTCTGGGTAGCAGCTCAAGGTTGGCAGGTGACGCTGGTGGATTCGTCCCAGGTGGCGCTGGCCCAGGTTCAAGCGGCGGCCGAAGCGCGCGGCCTGAAGCTGAACCTGGTCTGTTCCGACCTCAGGCAATACGACTTCGGGCATGAACGCTTCGACCTGATTCTGGTCTTTTTCTATTTGGAGCGAGCTCTCTTCCCTGCCCTGCAACAGGCGCTGCGGCCCAGCGGCATCCTTCTCTATAAGACCTACACACGAGAGCAACTTCGATTCGAGCGCGGGCCCCGGAACCCGGAACACCTGCTTGAGCCACAGGAGCTCGGGCGCGCTTTTCCGGGCCTAAGAGTCCTGGACTATCGCGAAAGCATCACGGACCGAGCGGTGGCAGAGTATGCGGGGCAGCGCTCCTGA
- a CDS encoding AraC family transcriptional regulator, which translates to MILARWSATSRAMSGARVDDSFAIHRDEILLFAFTTDRMEVGEHRGQFSVKLVTRGEERYRIGRRLVCLRPGQVLILNPGQVYASSIEQPGTQSLSFFLPPASLADMVGALTRSDAALLDAPGCGDLARAVLQVPFRPRAGLARALARLTAEAQAHPAPAPDRLEELVMDAAALALADALDLVPPQSLEHCVHRATREELVTRVLRARDLIHDTGGRVALPQMASEACLSPFHFLRVFRAVFQTTPARYARGVRLERALDRRRRGASPESAARTAGYGSRSAFARALRQHLERRS; encoded by the coding sequence ATGATCCTGGCCCGCTGGTCCGCCACAAGCCGAGCGATGAGCGGCGCCAGGGTGGACGACTCCTTCGCGATCCACCGGGACGAAATCCTGCTGTTCGCCTTCACGACGGACCGTATGGAGGTGGGTGAGCACAGGGGCCAGTTTTCCGTGAAGCTGGTTACCCGCGGTGAAGAGCGCTATCGCATTGGGAGGCGATTGGTCTGCCTTCGGCCGGGGCAGGTGCTGATTCTCAATCCGGGTCAGGTCTACGCCAGCTCGATCGAGCAGCCCGGAACGCAGTCGCTGTCGTTCTTTCTCCCTCCGGCGTCGCTCGCCGACATGGTTGGGGCCCTGACCCGAAGCGATGCCGCGCTGCTCGACGCTCCCGGATGCGGCGATCTGGCACGCGCGGTGCTGCAAGTGCCATTCCGCCCGCGAGCTGGGCTGGCCCGAGCTCTTGCCCGGCTCACCGCCGAGGCCCAGGCTCACCCCGCCCCTGCGCCCGATCGGCTCGAGGAATTGGTGATGGACGCGGCGGCGCTCGCGCTGGCGGATGCCCTCGACCTTGTGCCGCCGCAGTCCTTGGAACACTGCGTTCACCGTGCAACGCGGGAAGAGCTGGTGACCCGCGTTCTACGGGCCCGCGATCTGATCCATGACACAGGCGGACGGGTCGCGCTACCGCAAATGGCGAGCGAGGCCTGTCTCTCGCCCTTTCACTTTCTCCGGGTCTTCAGGGCCGTCTTCCAAACAACCCCGGCACGGTATGCGCGTGGCGTGCGGCTGGAGCGCGCCCTGGATCGGCGGCGGCGCGGCGCCAGCCCCGAGAGCGCCGCGCGGACGGCCGGCTACGGTTCCCGCAGCGCATTTGCACGCGCTCTTCGCCAGCACCTCGAGCGCCGCAGCTAG
- a CDS encoding PaaI family thioesterase: MAKKKHIAGHSTSQSVIRRNHCFACGKDNPDGMHLRFYYDEERRSFVSRFRLARRFQGPPGHAHGGIIATVLDEAMGKVNKLRSVVALTAQMKVEFLRPVPLRKPLIVESRELRVRGRRHLNSAEIRNEKGEVLARSRGTFIAIDPHKMFAKHMGGLRTS, translated from the coding sequence ATGGCCAAGAAGAAACACATCGCCGGTCACTCGACCAGCCAGTCGGTCATCCGGCGGAACCACTGCTTTGCCTGCGGGAAGGACAACCCCGACGGCATGCACCTGCGCTTCTACTACGACGAGGAACGCCGCAGTTTCGTCTCGCGCTTCCGGCTGGCGCGACGCTTCCAGGGGCCACCCGGGCACGCCCACGGCGGCATCATTGCCACGGTGCTCGATGAAGCTATGGGGAAAGTCAACAAGCTGCGGTCGGTGGTCGCGTTGACCGCGCAGATGAAAGTGGAGTTCCTGAGGCCGGTGCCGCTGCGCAAGCCTCTCATCGTGGAATCACGCGAACTCCGGGTGCGCGGACGGCGTCACCTTAATTCCGCGGAAATCCGTAACGAGAAGGGTGAGGTACTGGCCCGCAGCCGCGGAACCTTCATCGCCATCGACCCGCACAAGATGTTTGCCAAACACATGGGCGGGTTGCGCACCAGCTAG
- a CDS encoding aminotransferase class V-fold PLP-dependent enzyme translates to MNRPDRNELTLDPRDWSRLRELGHRILDDAFGYLESVREREVWKPIPNQVRDQLERDVPLEPRDPEEIYADFQRLILPYPTGNIHPRFWGWVIGSGTPFGMLAQLLEGAMNCNVFGADQVSVQVERQVIGWFKEALGYAPEASGILTTGGSASNLVGLTVARNAKAEVDIPAEGVQALPRRMVLYASSETHSSVRKAAELLGLGSNAVRMIPVDTTFRIRTDLLRDAIRQDREAGRLPFCIVGNAGTVNTGAFDPLEELAEICRQEDLWFHVDGALGAFAALSDRLRPMLRGMERADSLALDLHKWLHVQYDAGCVLIRRPHDHHAAYTRPAAYLNRAPRGLSGGALWFNEYGFELSRGFRALRVWMALQEHGFPRYGQLVEQNVRQATYLAELVEGSGDLELLAPVPLNVVCFRYRVAGWDEPALTALNQAILADLQESGIAVPSSTVLDGRFALRVAICNHRSRFEDLDLLVNEVLRLGRNRVAEAQPVTTAS, encoded by the coding sequence ATGAACCGACCGGATAGGAACGAACTCACGCTCGACCCGCGGGACTGGTCCCGCTTACGCGAGCTTGGGCATCGCATACTCGACGACGCCTTCGGCTACCTGGAGAGCGTGCGAGAGCGCGAAGTGTGGAAGCCCATCCCCAATCAAGTGCGCGACCAGCTTGAGCGCGACGTGCCCCTCGAACCCCGCGATCCGGAAGAGATCTATGCCGACTTTCAGCGGCTCATCCTGCCGTATCCCACCGGGAACATCCATCCCCGCTTCTGGGGTTGGGTGATCGGCAGCGGCACTCCCTTCGGCATGCTGGCTCAACTGCTGGAGGGCGCGATGAACTGCAACGTCTTCGGAGCGGACCAGGTGTCGGTGCAGGTCGAGCGGCAGGTGATTGGATGGTTCAAGGAAGCCCTTGGCTATGCGCCGGAGGCCAGCGGTATTCTTACCACCGGTGGCTCGGCCTCCAACCTGGTGGGTCTGACCGTGGCCCGCAACGCCAAGGCCGAGGTGGACATCCCCGCAGAGGGCGTGCAAGCTCTGCCTCGCCGCATGGTGCTTTACGCCTCCTCGGAAACGCACAGCTCGGTGCGCAAGGCGGCGGAGCTTCTGGGCCTTGGATCAAACGCCGTGCGCATGATTCCCGTGGACACAACTTTCCGCATCCGGACCGATCTACTGCGAGACGCAATCCGCCAGGACAGGGAAGCGGGACGCTTGCCCTTCTGCATCGTCGGCAACGCCGGAACCGTGAACACCGGCGCATTCGATCCGCTCGAAGAATTGGCGGAGATTTGCCGCCAGGAAGACCTCTGGTTTCACGTCGATGGTGCGTTGGGTGCTTTCGCAGCGCTTTCCGATCGCTTGCGCCCCATGCTTCGTGGAATGGAACGGGCCGACTCGCTTGCGCTTGACCTGCACAAATGGCTGCACGTTCAGTACGACGCGGGTTGCGTGCTCATCCGCCGCCCGCACGATCACCACGCCGCCTACACGCGGCCCGCGGCCTACCTGAACCGGGCCCCGCGAGGATTGAGCGGCGGCGCGTTGTGGTTCAACGAGTATGGCTTCGAGCTTTCGCGAGGGTTTCGCGCCCTGCGTGTATGGATGGCGCTGCAGGAGCACGGCTTTCCCCGATACGGACAGCTCGTCGAGCAGAACGTGCGCCAGGCTACATATCTAGCCGAGCTGGTCGAGGGCTCTGGTGATTTGGAGTTGCTCGCTCCGGTTCCGCTCAACGTCGTCTGCTTCCGCTATCGGGTGGCGGGCTGGGACGAACCCGCGCTCACCGCCTTGAACCAGGCCATCCTGGCTGACCTGCAGGAAAGCGGCATCGCCGTTCCTTCCTCCACCGTGCTCGACGGTCGCTTCGCGCTGCGGGTGGCCATCTGCAACCACCGCAGCCGCTTCGAAGACCTTGACCTGCTGGTGAACGAAGTCTTGCGTTTGGGCCGCAACCGGGTTGCGGAAGCCCAGCCGGTCACCACCGCTTCTTGA
- a CDS encoding PLP-dependent aminotransferase family protein, translating into MATAVNVSKLIKPVNGDGPLYGRLLAALEAAIQEGTLAPGARLPSERDLAEELRLSRTTVTTAYRELESRGLVRGHVGRGTFVCAPPQADEAPFAWRGKVSTRVQRTSDRDFHELLLDSVNPALISFAAGCPAVDCFPFDEYQRIAQQVMKREGARILGLAATEGQPALRRALASRLDVKPDKVLVVSGSQQALDLLARCLLDNGDTVLMERPSYVGAIRSFRSAGANLVGWDVARNDFDELEDLILRYRPKLLYINPTFQNPTGRTMGLRERRDLLKLAARYRLPVIEDDAYRELCYEGPPPASLRELDEHNIVIYLSTFSKVLAPGLRLGWIVATESIVDQLAEIKLTLDHFTEGLGQLVVAEMLRSGLFDHHLKKVRAEHKKRRDALVGALRRELPPRTLDFSVPGGGMYLWCRLARHLESRTLLRAAMAAGVVFANGELFYPDACGGRELRLCYSALPVEKIEEGVRRLARSLGSAEIHRPAPERQTLPMV; encoded by the coding sequence ATGGCTACAGCAGTGAATGTTTCCAAGCTCATCAAGCCGGTGAACGGCGATGGGCCGCTCTACGGACGTCTTCTGGCTGCGCTCGAAGCGGCCATCCAGGAAGGGACGTTGGCGCCGGGAGCGCGGCTGCCCTCCGAGCGCGACTTGGCGGAAGAGCTGCGTTTGAGCCGCACCACGGTGACCACAGCGTACCGCGAGCTGGAGTCGCGCGGCCTGGTGCGTGGGCACGTGGGGCGCGGCACCTTCGTCTGCGCTCCGCCGCAGGCGGATGAAGCGCCTTTTGCCTGGCGCGGCAAGGTCTCGACGCGCGTACAGCGCACCAGCGACCGCGACTTCCATGAGCTGCTGCTGGACTCAGTGAACCCGGCGCTGATCTCTTTTGCCGCCGGCTGCCCGGCGGTGGACTGTTTCCCTTTCGACGAGTACCAGCGCATCGCGCAACAGGTGATGAAGCGCGAAGGCGCCCGCATCCTGGGACTGGCGGCCACCGAGGGACAGCCGGCCTTGCGGCGGGCTCTGGCCTCCCGCCTGGACGTGAAACCGGACAAGGTCCTGGTGGTTTCGGGCTCACAGCAGGCGCTCGATCTGCTGGCCCGTTGCCTGCTCGACAACGGCGATACGGTGCTGATGGAACGCCCCAGTTACGTGGGTGCTATCCGCAGCTTCCGCTCCGCGGGCGCGAACCTGGTGGGGTGGGACGTGGCTCGGAACGACTTTGACGAGCTCGAGGACCTGATCCTGCGTTACCGGCCGAAGCTGCTCTACATCAACCCCACGTTCCAGAACCCGACCGGCAGAACGATGGGACTGCGCGAGCGCCGCGACCTGCTGAAACTGGCGGCGCGCTATCGGCTGCCGGTGATCGAGGATGACGCCTACCGCGAGCTCTGCTATGAAGGTCCGCCGCCCGCCAGCCTCCGGGAGCTTGATGAACACAACATCGTGATCTACCTCAGCACGTTTTCCAAGGTACTGGCGCCCGGGCTGCGGCTGGGCTGGATCGTGGCCACCGAGAGCATCGTGGATCAGTTGGCGGAGATCAAGCTGACGCTCGATCACTTCACCGAAGGCCTGGGACAGCTGGTGGTGGCGGAGATGCTACGCAGCGGTTTGTTCGACCATCACCTGAAAAAGGTGCGGGCGGAGCACAAGAAGCGCCGGGATGCCTTGGTGGGTGCCCTGCGGCGTGAACTGCCGCCACGGACGCTCGACTTCTCCGTGCCCGGCGGCGGGATGTACCTGTGGTGCCGGCTGGCGCGGCATCTGGAGAGCAGGACGTTGTTACGCGCGGCCATGGCTGCCGGGGTGGTGTTTGCCAACGGCGAATTGTTCTATCCCGATGCCTGTGGCGGACGCGAACTTCGTCTGTGCTACTCCGCCCTGCCGGTGGAGAAGATCGAAGAGGGCGTGCGACGGTTGGCGCGCAGCCTGGGGTCGGCGGAAATTCACCGTCCCGCGCCGGAGCGCCAGACACTGCCCATGGTATGA
- the pdxS gene encoding pyridoxal 5'-phosphate synthase lyase subunit PdxS, producing the protein MSETNGSGSLRLKTGLAEMLKGGVIMDVTNADQAKIAEEAGAVAVMALERVPAQIRAEGGVARMAAPKKIREIMATVTIPVMAKCRIGHFAEAQILEALGVDYVDESEVLTPADEEHHVDKHAFRVPFVCGARNLGEALRRISEGAAMIRTKGEAGTGDVVHAVKHMRAIMKEMRSLTTMREDELYTRAKELQAPVELVRLVAKEGKLPVPNFSAGGIATPADAALVMHLGAEAVFVGSGIFMKNSTEFADPEDAMRRARAIVRATTHYQDPAVLLEVSEDLIGAMRGLAVAGLAEADMLQKRGW; encoded by the coding sequence ATGTCAGAGACTAATGGAAGCGGCAGCCTGCGTCTGAAGACCGGTTTGGCGGAGATGCTCAAGGGTGGCGTCATCATGGACGTCACCAATGCCGACCAAGCGAAGATCGCCGAAGAGGCGGGTGCGGTGGCGGTGATGGCGCTGGAGCGGGTGCCGGCGCAGATCCGCGCCGAGGGCGGCGTGGCCCGCATGGCCGCACCCAAGAAGATCCGCGAGATCATGGCCACGGTCACTATCCCGGTGATGGCCAAGTGCCGCATCGGGCATTTTGCGGAGGCGCAGATCCTCGAAGCTCTGGGCGTCGATTACGTCGACGAATCCGAGGTCCTAACTCCGGCCGACGAAGAGCATCACGTGGACAAGCACGCCTTCCGCGTTCCTTTCGTCTGCGGGGCACGGAATTTGGGCGAGGCGCTGCGGCGCATCAGCGAAGGCGCAGCCATGATCCGCACCAAGGGCGAGGCCGGCACCGGGGATGTGGTACACGCGGTCAAGCATATGCGCGCCATCATGAAAGAGATGCGCTCGCTTACCACGATGCGCGAAGACGAACTCTACACCCGCGCCAAGGAGCTGCAGGCGCCCGTAGAGTTGGTGCGCCTGGTGGCCAAAGAGGGCAAGTTGCCGGTGCCCAACTTCTCCGCCGGCGGCATCGCCACGCCCGCCGACGCCGCCCTGGTGATGCACCTGGGTGCGGAGGCGGTGTTCGTGGGCTCGGGCATCTTCATGAAGAATTCCACCGAGTTCGCCGATCCGGAAGATGCCATGCGCCGGGCGCGCGCCATCGTGCGGGCGACCACCCATTACCAGGATCCTGCCGTGCTGCTCGAAGTCAGCGAGGATTTGATCGGAGCGATGCGCGGCCTGGCGGTCGCCGGGCTGGCCGAGGCCGACATGTTGCAGAAACGGGGCTGGTAA